Sequence from the Ancalomicrobiaceae bacterium S20 genome:
GGCGCAGAACCAGGCCAAGCGCTCCGAGTACCGGACGGTCGGCATCTACCTCGGCGCCCTCGGCTTCGGCTACAACGAGAAGGCGCTGGCGAGCCGCAAGGCGGCGGTGCCGGCGTGCTGGGCGGACCTGCTGAAGCCGGAGTTCAAGGGCGAGGTCCAGATGGCCGATCCCAACTCCTCCGGCACCGCCTGGACCATGCTCGCGACCATCGTCCAGCTCATGGGCGAGGAGCAGGCGTTCGACTATCTGAAGAAGCTCAACGACAACATCGACCACTACACCAGCGCCGGCGCGGCGCCGGCCCAGGCGGTCGGGCGCGGCGAGGTGACCGTCGGCATCACGTTCCAGCACGATCTGGTCGATGCGGCCAAGAAGTCGCCGGCGGTCAAGGTCGTGTCGCCCTGCGAGGGCACCGGCTTCGAGATCGGCTCGATGAGCCTGATCAAGGGTGGCCGTCATGTCGAAGAGGCCAAACAGTTCTACGAGTGGGCGCTGACGCCCGAGGCGCAGGCGATCGCGGCCAAGAACGGCAGTTATCAGGTGCCATCCAACGAGAAGTCGCCGGTGCCCCCTGAGGCGCCCGACACGTCGAAGATGAAGCTGATCGACTACGACTTCGGCAAATACGGCTCGTCGACCGAGCGCAAGCGGCTGCTCGCGCGCTGGACCCAGGACGTCAAGAACGCCAAGTGAGGCGCCGCCCATGCGATTGCCTACGAAGGCGTCCCGCTTCGGTGGGCCGGCGCCCTGGCTGTTTGCGGCCTGGGGTGCGCTGATCCTGCTGCCCTGGTACGGCTCCGAGCGTGGTCTTGCCGCGCTCGTGACCGGTCCGACCACGTCGGCCATCGTCGCCGGCCTGACCGGAAAGCCCTGGCTGCTGCTGCTCGTCCTGCCGCTCGTCGCCGCGACGCTGGCGGTCCGGGCCGGCCGGCCGAAGCTTCTCGCGTGGGCCGCCGGGGCAGGGCTGCTGTTACTCGTGGTCGAGGCGTTCCTGATCGGCGGCAAGGGCTGGTCGGTCGTGGCGCTGACCGGCGCATTCGGCGCCGGGCCGAGCCAGCCGGCGCTCGGCTGGGGCGCGCTTTTCCTCGCTCTGACGCTTTCGATCGTGCTCGCCCACGGCCTCGCCCGTCAGGGCTGGTGCAAGGGCGACGCCTTCACGGTCGGCGCCCTGATCGTCGTGTCGGGGTCGATCTTCGCCTTCGTCGGCTATCCGATCGCCTGCATGCTGATCTCGGCGTTCAAGGACAACGCCGGGCACTACGATCTCGCGATGTTCGCGACGAAACTCGGCGACGCCTCGATCTGGGGGCTCGACTGTCTCCAAAGCAGCAAGAGCTGCGGCGTCGCATGGAATTCGCTGGCGCAGGGCGTGATCGTCGGGGTGCTGTCGACGCTGCTCGGGCTTGCCTTCGCGCTGGTCGCGGCGCGGACCACGTTTCCGTTTCCGCGCCTGTTCCGGGTGATCTCGGTGCTACCGGTGATCACCCCGCCGTTCGTGATCGGCCTCGCGCTGATCCTGATGTTCGGCCGGGCCGGCATGGTGACGGCGATGCTGACCGACCTGTTCGGCCTGCCGCGTAGCCGCTGGATCTACGGCATGCCGGGGCTCACCATCGCCCAGCTGCTCGCCTTCACGCCGATCTCCTATCTGGTGCTGCTCGGCGTGGTGCAGGGCGTCAGCCCGTCGCTCGAGGAGGCGTCGCAGACGCTGCGGTCGGGCCGGTGGCGGACGTTCCGGCATGTGACCTGGCCGCTGATCCGGCCGGGCCTCGCCAATGCCTTCCTGATCGCCTTCATCGAGAGCCTCGCGGATTTCGGCAATCCGATCATGATCGGCGGCAACTTCCGCGTCCTGTCGACGAGCATCTATTTCGCGGTGGTCGGCGCGGCACAGGATCAGGGGCAGGCGGCCGTGCTCGCCATCGTGCTGCTGGTCTTCACGCTCGCCGCTTTCCTGCTGCAGCGGCTCTGGGTCGGCCGGCGCAGCTATGTCACGGTCTCGGGCAAGGGCGACGCCGGCGTGCCGGTGCCGCTGCCACGCGGGCTGAAGATTGCCTGCCTCTCGGTCGTGATCCCCTGGATGATCCTCACCGCGGCGGTCTACGCCATCATCCTGGCCGGCGGCTTCGTCGCCGCGATCGGCTCGGACAACACGCCGACGCTCAAGCACTTCGTCACGGCCTTCGCGATCGGCTCGGGCGATCACGGCTGGTTCCTGTCCGGATCGGCATGGAATTCGCTGATCACGACGCTGCAGGTCGCCGTTCTGTCGATGATCCCGACGGCGGCGCTCGGCATCGTGACCGCCTACCTCTTGAACCGCCAGCGCTTCGCCGGCCAGGGACTGTTCGAGTTCCTGACCATGATGAGCTTCGCCATCCCGGGCACGGTGATCGGCATCAGCTACATCCTGGCCTTCAACACGCCGCCGATCGAACTCACGGGCACGGCGACGATCATGATCGTGGCCTTCGTGTTCCGGAACATGCCGGTCGGCATCCGCGCCGGCCTCGCCAACCTCAGCCAGATCGACCGCAGTCTCGACGAGGCATCATTCACGCTCGGCGCGCGCTCGGGGCTGACGCTCCGGCGCGTGATCCTGCCGATCCTGCGCCCGGCGATCGCGACCTCGATGGTCTATGCCTTCGTGCGCGCGATCACCAGCGTCAGCGCGGTGATCTTCCTGGTCAGCGGCGAGTACAACCTCGCCACCGTCTACATCGTCGGTCGCGCCGAATTCGGCGAATACGGACTGGCGATCGTCTATTCCGCGGTCCTGATCGTGATCATGGTCCTGGCGCTCATCGCGATCCAGGCGATCGTCGGCGAGCGGAAGATCGGTCGGCGGCCGGCCGCGGCGGAGCGAACCTCGTCCCTCGACCGCGTCGCGGAGGCTTCATGAACCAGATCGTGTCTTCGTCTTCGATCCCGGCGCCCGCCGGGGCGGCGAGGGGGCTTCCGCCGGCCCTGGAGTTCCACCAGGTCGTCAAGCGCTATGGCCTGGTGACCGCGGTGGCTGGCGTCGACTTCACGGTCGATCGCGGCACGCTCGTGACCCTGCTCGGCCCGTCGGGCTGCGGCAAGACCACCACGCTGCGGCTGGTCGCCGGGCTCGAATTGCCGACGACGGGGCAGATCCGGATCGACGGCACCGACGTCACCTTCCGCTCGGCGGCGGAGCGGGACGTCAGCATGGTGTTCCAGTCCTACGCGCTGTTCCCGCACATGAGCGTGCTCGAGAATGTCTGCTACGGCCTGCGTGCCTCCGGCGTCGGCAAGGCGCGGGCGGTCGAGATGGCGGCCGAGAAACTGGCGACCGTCGGGCTCGCCGGTTTCGAGAAGCGCCTGCCAAGCGAGCTGTCGGGCGGGCAGCAGCAGCGCGTCGCGGTGGCGCGCGCCATTGTGCTGGAGCCCAAGGTACTGCTGTTCGACGAGCCGCTGTCGAACCTCGATGCGAAGTTGCGCCGGCGGGTTCGCGAGGACATCCGGCAGCTTCAGCAGCAGCTCGGCCTGACGGTGATCTACGTGACGCATGATCAGGAGGAGGCGCTCGCCGTCTCCGACCGGATCATCGTGATGCGCAACGCCCGGATCGTGCAGGACGGCACGCCGCGCGATCTCTACGAGCGTCCGGCCGATCGTTTCATCGCCGACTTCATCGGCAACGCCAATCTGGTGCCGGTCGAGGTCACCCGCGACGACAGTCCGCTCGCGCGGGTGTCGCTCGACGGCATGGTGCTCGCCCTGCCGCATCGCGATCTGCCGGCCGGCCGGCTCGATCTGGCGGTCCGGCCGAACGCCTTCCTGCTCCGCGCCGGCGGGCCGCAGCCGGGCGAGATCGCCGGCACCATCCGCAAGGCCGCCTACCTCGGGAGCCACATGGAATACGAGCTCGTCCTGCCCGGCATCGACCGGGAGCTTTTCGTGGTCGATCCCGGCGTGGAACGGCCGTTCGAACCCGGCGCCGTGGTCGGCGTGCGGATCGCGCCGCACGGTGCGGCGCTCGTGCCGGCCGATGGCGGTGCGGCATGAGCGCGACGGTTCTCTCGTCAGGAACGGCGGCCGGATGCGCCGCCGACCTCGACGCGCGCTTTGCCTTCGCCGTCGATGTCGCCCGCCGGGCCGGGCGGCTGGCGCTCGATCTGCGTGACACGCTGGGGCCGGCCGAGGCCAAGAGTGCGATCGACTTCTGCACCGAGGCCGATCGGGCCGTCGAGCGGCTGATCCGCGCCGAAGTCGCCGATCGTTTCGGCGACACGATGATCGGCGAGGAGGACGGCGGCGAGGCGTCGTCCCGGGTCTGGGTCGTCGATCCGATCGATGGCACGGCGGGATACATCCACGGTACGCCGCGCTGGTGTGTGTCGATCGCGCTGGTCGTCGACGGTGCGATCGCGTTCGGCGTCCTCTACGCGCCGGCGGAGGACCGGTTCTTCACCGCCCGCGCCGGCGGGGGCGCGTTTCTGAACGGCGCGCCGATCCGGGTCAGCGGCTTGCGCCACGGCGCGGCGCCGGTGGTCGAGATGGGCTGGTCCGAGCGTCGTCCGCTCGAGCGCTATTGCGCCGTCTTGCAAGGCCTGACGGCGGCCGGCATCGAATTCCGCCGCCACGGCTCCGGCGCGCTCGGTCTCGCCGACGTCGCCTGCGGCCGGAACGACGGTTATGCGGAGCTGCACATCAACGCCTGGGACGCGCTCGCCGGCATCCTGCTGGTGCGCGAGGCCGGCGGCTTCGTCAACGACTTCCTGGCCGACGACGGACTGACCCGCGGCAACCTGCTGCTCGCGTCGACCCCCGAGATCGCCGCGCGGCTCTCCGCGCTGGTGGGGGCCGGCTGAACGTTGCAGCCGGTCCGATCCGCCCGGCGCGCCGACGTCGGCGCGCCGGGGCACCATCCGGTGCCTGCCTTGGCCTCGGCCGCCTGACGGCCTTGTGAACGAAACCATCGTCGCTGCGGGGGATTGAGACCGCTGAGGCAGCGACGAGGGACGGACCATGGCGGAGCACAATCCGAGATCGACCCAGAGCCGGCGCGAATTCCTGACCGTGGCTGCCGGCACCTGTGCCGCGCCATTGGCCTATGCGGCGACGCCCACGGCGGCGGCCGCCGACACATCCGCTGCGGCGACGGGGAAGGGCGGGGCCGACGCGATCGAAACGGTCGCCCTGCCGGTCAACGGACAGCTCCATCGTCTGGCGCTCGATCCGCGGACGACCCTGCTCGACGCCCTGCGCGACCATATCGGCCTGACCGGCACCAAGAAGGGCTGTGATCACGGTCAGTGCGGCGCCTGCACGGTTCATATCGACGGCCATCGGGCGCTGTCCTGCATGACCTTCGCGGTGATGGCCGAGGGCCGCGCGGTGACGACGATCGAGGGGCTCGCGGAGCCCGGTGGACGCCTGCATCCCATGCAGCAGGCCTTCGTCGATCACGACGCCTTCCAGTGCGGCTACTGCACGCCCGGGCAGATCATGTCCGCCATCGCGTGCATCAAGGAGGGCCATGCGTCCTCCGAGGCCGACATCCGCGAATTCATGAGCGGCAACCTGTGCCGCTGCGCCGCCTATCCGAACATCGTCGCCGCGATCATGCAGGCGCGGGCCGAGATGCAGGAGCTCTGAGTCATGGAGCGCTTCGATTACACGCGCGCCGAGTCCGTCGAGACGGCCTCCCGCAATGCCGCCATGTCAGCGGATGCCGGTGCCTCTCCGGTGATGGCCGCCACGCAGTACATTGCGGGCGGCACGAACATGACCGACTACATGAAGCTCGGCGTGATGCGGCCGACCCGCCTCGTCGACCTCAATCCGCTGGCTCTCCAGGGCATGGCACGGATCGAGGCCGGACCGCACGGGTTGCGGCTCGGCGCGCTGGTGCGGATGGCCGAGGCGCAGGACCATGCCGCGATCCGGCGCGACTATCCTGTTATCGCGCAGTCGCTGATGCTCGCGGCGAGCCAGCAGATCCGCAACATGGCGAGCCTCGGCGGCAATGTCCTGCAGCGGACGCGGTGCGAGTATTTTCGCGAGACGTCCTGGCCCTGCAACAAGCGCGATCCCGGTTCGGGGTGCGCGGCGATGGACGGCGTGAACCGGCAGCACGCCGTTCTCGGCACCTCGGACGCCTGTATCGCGACCTATCACGGCGACTTCGCCCAGGCCCTGATCGCGCTCGATGCCGCCGTCGACGTGACCGGTCCGGCCGGGCGGCGGACGCTGCCGTTCGCGGCACTCCATCGGCAACCGGGCGACAGCCCGCATGTCGAGACCGTCCTCGCGCCCGGCGACGTGATCACCGCGATCACCGTGCCCGCCGGTTCCTGGACCCGCCGATCCCGCTACGTGAAGGTTCGCGACCGCGACTCCTACGCTTTCGCGCTCGCCTCGGCCGCCGTCGCGCTGGACCTCGACGGCGACACGGTTCGCCATGCCCGGATCGGGCTCGGCGGTGTCGCGACGGTTCCGTGGCGCGCCCGGGAGGCGGAGAGCGCCCTCGAAGGGCGCCGGCTCGACGAGGCGGTCGCCCGCGAGGCCGCGCGGATCGCTTTCGCCGGCGCGCGGGCACGCGAACACAACGCCTACAAGATCCCGCTCGGCCAGCGCACGCTCGTCCGCGCCCTGCTCGAAACCCGCGACATGGAGATCTGAGCCGTGACCATTGCCGCTCCCGAGCCGAAGGAAAACCAGGGCCGTCCCGAACCGCGCGTCGACGCGCGCCTGAAGGTGACCGGCGAAGCCCGCTATCCGGCGGACTTCGCGCTGCCGAACCTCGCCCACGCGGTGCTGGTGACGAGTTCCATCGCACGCGGCACCGTCACCGCAGTCCACAAGGAGGCGGCGCTGGCCGTCCCCGGCGTTCTGGACGTGCTGACCTATGGCGACGCCGACGCACTGGAGAACCCGACCTTCGGCAATGGGAACATGACGTCGGTACAACCGCTCAAGAAGCGCCGGATCGAGCATGACGGCCAGATCGTCGCTCTGGTGGTCGCCGACACGTTCGAGGCCGCATCCGAGGGGGCCTCGAAGGTCCGGGTCGAGTACCGGCCCGAGCCGGCGAGCGCGACGCTGGAGTCCGAGGGCACCGAGGTCATCCCGGCGGTCGGCAACACGCAGAACCACAAGGAGGACGCCTCGGTCGGCGACTTCGCCGGTGCTTTCGAGAGAGCGCCGGTCAAGCTCGAGGCCGAGTATCGGACGCCCGCCCAGCATCACAATCCGATCGAGCTGTTCTCGACCACGGCGGTCTGGCACGACGGCGATCTGACTGTCTACGAGCCGAGCCAGTCGGTTCACGGTCACAAGAACGCTCTCGCCAAACAGCTCCGTATCGATCCGGCACGGGTGCGGGTGGTCAGTCCGTTCGTCGGCGGCGCGTTCGGTTCCAAGGGGCCGCTGTCGCCGCGCGCGACGATCGTCGCACTCGCGGCCCAGAAGCTGAACCGGCCGGTGCGCTGCGTCGTCAGCCGCATGCAGGCGTTCACGACCCAGACCTATCGCGCGGAGACGCGGCATCGCATCCAGATGGGTGCCACGCCCAACGGCCGCGTGGTCGCTTTTTCCCACGAGGGCTGGGAACTGACCTCCCGGCCGGACAACTACGTCGTCGGCGGCACGGACGCGACCACCCGCATCTACGATTGGGGCGCGGTGCAGTCGAAGGTCAGCCTGGTCAAGGCCGACCGCCAGACGCCGGGCTACATGCGCTCGCCGCCCGAGGTGCCCTATGTCTTCGCGCTCGAAAGCGCGCTCGACGAGCTGGCTGAGAAGCTCGGCATGGACCCGATCGAGCTCAGGCGCGTCAACGACACCATGGCCGAGCCGATCAAGAAATCGCCGTTCACCAGCCGGTCGCTGATGGCCTGTTTCGACGAAGCGGCGAAGGCATTCGACTGGTCGCGCCGCCGGCCGACGCCGGGGGCGACGCGGAACGGCGACTGGCTGGTCGGCTACGGCTGCGCGACGACCTACTATCCGAGCAACACGGCCGCTTCGACCGCGCGGGTTCGCTTTTCGCCCGACGGCAAGGTGGTCGTCCAGACGGCCAGTCACGAGATCGGCACCGGTGTCCGCACCGTCGCCGCGCAGATGGCGGCCGAACGGCTCGGCGTGGACGTTACGGCGGTCGCGGTCGAGATGGGCGACACGTCGCTCCCGCCCGCGCCGGTCGCGGGCGGATCGAATTCCACCGCGAGCGTCTGCTCGACCGTGCTGAAGGCCTGCGACGCGATCCGCGCGCGCGTGTTCAAGGCCGTGGCCGAGATCAACGACAGTCCGGTCGCAGGCCGGGCGGCATCCGAGCTCGACCTTCAGAAGGGTGAGGTGGTCGCGGGGAACGGCGCCCGCGCGAAACTGGCCGATCTGCTGCGCAAGGCCGGCGTCGGAGTGATCGAGGAATATGCCGAGTTCATACCCGAGGGAGGCGCGCCGGATGCGATCGCGAAGCTCTATCAGGGCCAGACCAGCATGTCCGGCGGCTCGCACGGCAAGAAGATGATGTTTGCCTTCGGTGCCGAATTCGTCGAGGTGCACATTCACCGGCTGACCCGCGAGATCCGCGTGCCGCGCCTCGTCGGCGCCTTCGCCGCCGGGCGGATCATGAACACGCGCACGGCCCGCAGCCAGCTCATGGGCGGCCTGATCTGGGGCATGAGTTCGGCCCTGCACGAGGCGACCGAGATCGATCCGCGCAACGCCCGCATCGTCAACCGCGACCTGCAGGACTATCTGGTGCCGGTCAACGCCGACGCGCGCGACGTCGAGGTGCTCATGCTCTCGGAGGTCGATCGGGAGGTGAACCCGGCCGGGGTCAAGGGCCTCGGAGAACTGGGCAATGTCGGCACCAATGCCGCGATCGCCAACGCCGTCTACAACGCGACCGGCAAGCGGATCCGCCGTCTGCCGATCCGGGTGGAGGATCTGCTGGCCTGAGCGCGGTGCGGGCGGGGGCCGCGGCAACGCGCCGCCCCTTCATCTCGCCGGACCGGTCCCGACCTCAGACGGGGTGGGTCAGGTTCTGCAGGTTCAACAGCGCCTGCGCCGCGGCGGGCTGGGACATGTCCGGGTCCGCATAGGTGTAGACCAGCACATCCATGACCCATTGCGCCGGCGCCGTGGCGGAGATGCCCATCGCGACCGCGTTCGCCTGGATCGTCGCCGCCAGCTTCTCGCAGAAGCTGCCGTCGGTCAGTTGCCAGTCGGTCGAGACGTCGAAGGCATAGACCGGCAGGAGCACGAGCGGATTGCGATAGGCGAGCGGCGTCTTGGTCGGGTCGCTGGTCCCGTCCGCCGACTGCCAATACGAGACGCCGATCCGCATGTCGCGCTTCGAGCCCGGCAAGACCGCGGTCTGCGCGGCGAGCAGGGTTTCGAAGAACGCCGACAGCGCTTCGGCCAGCGTCTGCCCGGCCTGGCTCGACATCGGCTCCGGGCTGCTCCGGACGATCAGCGGCGTGATCTGGGTCGGGAACATGGCCGGCGGCGTCTTGTAGACGAAGGCCGGGTTGATCGTCTGGCCCTGCAGGAGATTGGCGTTGCGCGAGATGTAGGAGCTGCCCCACGCGTCCTGCAGCAGCAGCGCGTTGAGGCGGAAGTAGTCGAAGCTGAGCGACAGCGGCGACGCCAGATACGCGGTCTCGTCCGGCAGATCGAACGACAGGCGCGTGCCCATCTGGAGGCCGCCGAGCCACGTCCCGGCATATTGCACGCCGGGCCAGAGCAGCTGGCGCCAGACTTGGACGGCATAGGGGGCCTTGTCGGTGTTCTGCTGGAGCAGACGGTAGGTCTGCGGGGCCACGACCGACACGCCGCCGAACGACTGTTCGCCATTCTCGTCGAACAGCAGCCAATCGGTGTTGGTCGCGGGCGAACCGGGGGTCTTCAGCGTCAGGTTCGTCTCCGTGCCGAGGCCGAAGCCGTTGGCGGCGAACAAAGTGGCGAGCCCGGCGGGCACCGTTCCCCCGTTGAGGGCGGCAATGTCGGCAGCGGTCGCCTGATACTGGAACAGGAAGTCGTCGGGCGGGGTCGCGAAGTCGATCGTCTGGCCCTTCCGCTCCAGAATGACCGTCGTGTAGTAGGGAGGCGCCCCCTGCGACAGCAAGGACATGCGGTAGTCGTAGGTCCGTTGCGGCAGACCCCTGACCATGGCGAGCTGTCGGGACTGGACCCAGGCCGCCTCGACGAGCCGGGTCAGTTCCGCCAGCGCGGCGATCGCCTTGCGCTCCGTCGGCCCCGCGGTTCCGCCCTGAATGTCCGGAACGCGACTGAGATCCGCCGAGATCGCCGGCCAGACGACCGAGAATGCGGCGAGCGCCTGGATGACCGCGATGGTCTTTGGGGTGTCGGCGGCCGCGTTGGAGTCGGTGCTGTTCTGGTTGAACAGGATCGACAGGGTCAGCTCGTCCTGTGCCGCGAACTGGCGGTCGACCGTGAAGTCGTAGTTCCATTGCGCCAGCGTCTTGGTCGGATCGTCGCTGGTCGCCGGTGGGGTGGCGCTCTGGCCCGAGATCAGCGCCGGATTCGGATAGCCGCGCAGCGGGATCGGAACCTGCACCGTGCCGATGTCGCCGTCCGTGGCCGGCGCGTCGGCGAGCGGGATGATGAACGACAGCCAGGACGAGCTCTTGTAGCCTTGGATACCGGCCACGGAATGGATGTCGAATTCGACCTGGTTGACCTGGTAGTCGAGCGACAGGATCGCGGACTTCTGGATCGCCGGGTCCTTGACGCTCAGCAGGCTGGTCAGCTTCGAGGCCGTCGAGGAGAGCGGCGCCTTGGCGGTCGTGAAGCCGAGCTGCGGCACGACCTGCAGGCCGTGCGGCGGGTCGTTCGGGTTCAGCTGGTAGCTTCCGGCCTCGCTGCCGGCATCGACGGCGCCGATCGCGCGGGCGAAGGCGTCCATGCCGCCGAAACGGGCCGCGATGGCGGTCAGCGTGTCGGTCGCCGCCGGCGTGTCGGAGACCGTCCCGAGCGTGACGGTCGAGCCTGGCGCGAAGAAGCCGGTACGATCGGCATTGGCGAGCAGCAGGCCGGGGATGTCGGTATCCATCCAGCCCGCGGCGAGCGTGACGGTGCCGAGATCCTTCGGAACGCGGAACGCCGTCACGTTGATCGCGGTGGCGCCTAGGAACAGCGACGGATCGCTCGCCGAGAGCGTCATCGTCTCGGCCAGCGTGGCGACGGTCGTTCCGAGCTTGCCCGCGAGTGTCGCGACCGTGTCGCTCGCCAGCGTCGTCGTGGACTTGCCGTTCGCCGTCGCGGTGAGGCTCGGCCGGATGATGCTCGGCATGTCGGCGATCACCTCGGCGAGGTAGACCACCGAGACACCGGCCATGGCGGCGAGCGGGGCGAAGGGATGCGCGGGATCGACCCAGCCCTGCGGCTGGTCGATGTCGGCGGGCGTCGTCAGCGTGCCGACGACGATCTTGCCCGACAGGTTCGGCTGGTTCGCCGGATCGCCGCTCGCGCCGCCCCCTTTGACGGTCACGTCGGTCTGCACCAGCGTCTGGACGGAATAGGCGCTCGACAGCGTGACGAGAAGCTGTTGCTGCATCGCCTCGATCGCTTCACCGAGCCCGTCGTCGTCGCCCGCCACGATCGGCTGGACCGTGCCGGCCTGACCCGCGGCGATGTTGGCCTTGGCGGCGATGATCTGGGCGACCGACGCGGCGGTGACCGCGTCCGTCGCCGCGGGCACCGCGTAGGCCGGCGACAGCATGAGGTCGACGGCTGCCAGGAAGCTCTGGTTCCACTGGTCGGGATCGGCGGAGCGGAAATCCCGTGTCTGATTCGCCGGCCAGGTCAGTCCAGACGAACTGTCGTAGCTCGGCACGGCGATCCGGTTGCCGTCCCAGGCCTTGGTCGTCAGCGGCGGGATGGCGAAATACCTGAGGTTCGACTGGACGTCGTAGGTGAAGCCGGTGCCGGTCTCGCTGAAATTGACCACCCACAACGTCTTGCCGCCGGCGCCGGTGCTGCCGCCGCCGGTCGCGGTCGCCGCCTTGAGCGACGGCGCGTCGAGCGCGGATGCGCCCTGGATGCGGTCGGGTCCGGTCGCGAGCTTGAGGCCAGGGAACGCCGCTTCGAAGTCCGCCGCGAAGCTCTGGAGCGACCGGGTGTCGGTGGTCGCCGTCGCCGCGAAAGGCTGTGCCGGGACGGCCGTCCAGTTCGACACGACGCCCGGCGCGTTGAGGAAGCCGGGCGCGACGCAGTCGGGATCGCGGCTGAGCGTCAGCATCACACCGAGGTCGAGGATCGCCGGCGCATAGGCCGCGGTCACCGTGGCATCGATGGCGAGCGCCAGGGGCGGGGCGAACAGCGTTCGCGGCTTCGGCGTCAGGTTCGCGGCCGCATCGCCCACCTCGGCGACCGAAACCGGCGTGCCGGAGCGCGATGCGTTGATGCGCGCGGTGAGGAGCGCGAAGGTGTCGTTCGGCCGGATGTCGACCGTCGTGCCGTCGACCTCGATCTGGCCGCTCGACGGCAGCAGAGCGGGCAGGGTTGCGCAGGCTGCCGCCAGCGTGCCGGTGTCGAAGCCGTACTTCGCCGCGACCGCGGCCCAGGTCGCGGTGCCGTCGGTCGCGGGCGGCGGCGTGACCACCGCCGCGCGGGGCGCGAGAATACCCTGCAAGTCGGCTGCCGCGGTCGAGAACGCCGCAACGTCGAGCCCGAGCGCGGCCGCGACGCTGGCGATCGTCGAGGCCGGCGTCGGCGTGACGGTCCGGCCGTTCAAGCTGATCGGCGTGCCGTTGAACAGGCCCGGAACCGCGGCGTCGCGCTCGCCGAGCGCGGCGACCGACCAGCCGGGGAACTTGTTCGCGATCGATCCCAGCGTGTCGGATTGCTG
This genomic interval carries:
- a CDS encoding xanthine dehydrogenase family protein molybdopterin-binding subunit is translated as MTIAAPEPKENQGRPEPRVDARLKVTGEARYPADFALPNLAHAVLVTSSIARGTVTAVHKEAALAVPGVLDVLTYGDADALENPTFGNGNMTSVQPLKKRRIEHDGQIVALVVADTFEAASEGASKVRVEYRPEPASATLESEGTEVIPAVGNTQNHKEDASVGDFAGAFERAPVKLEAEYRTPAQHHNPIELFSTTAVWHDGDLTVYEPSQSVHGHKNALAKQLRIDPARVRVVSPFVGGAFGSKGPLSPRATIVALAAQKLNRPVRCVVSRMQAFTTQTYRAETRHRIQMGATPNGRVVAFSHEGWELTSRPDNYVVGGTDATTRIYDWGAVQSKVSLVKADRQTPGYMRSPPEVPYVFALESALDELAEKLGMDPIELRRVNDTMAEPIKKSPFTSRSLMACFDEAAKAFDWSRRRPTPGATRNGDWLVGYGCATTYYPSNTAASTARVRFSPDGKVVVQTASHEIGTGVRTVAAQMAAERLGVDVTAVAVEMGDTSLPPAPVAGGSNSTASVCSTVLKACDAIRARVFKAVAEINDSPVAGRAASELDLQKGEVVAGNGARAKLADLLRKAGVGVIEEYAEFIPEGGAPDAIAKLYQGQTSMSGGSHGKKMMFAFGAEFVEVHIHRLTREIRVPRLVGAFAAGRIMNTRTARSQLMGGLIWGMSSALHEATEIDPRNARIVNRDLQDYLVPVNADARDVEVLMLSEVDREVNPAGVKGLGELGNVGTNAAIANAVYNATGKRIRRLPIRVEDLLA